Sequence from the Panicum virgatum strain AP13 chromosome 5N, P.virgatum_v5, whole genome shotgun sequence genome:
TCCCCGCGAAGTGCACTAAATTCTTGCCAATGTTCGCCCTTATGACAAGGGGGTCATTATGTGGGTAGTGCTGCAGCCGAAGGTCTGCCTGCGTGAAAGTTATTGGGACATGCGACCAAGTTGTCCGGAAGCATCTGCCCTCGCTGACGTGGGAGACTGTTCTGAAATAttctttccgctgcttcttCGTCTCATGAACTGGTTCGTTGGATCCTCCGGAgatggcattgatgatgttgaccCTGCTGCCCGAAGGTGTGTCGATTGCTCGCTCGGGGATTTGCCCCGGTTCTAgttttggaggtggaggtaaATTTGTTGTGTCACAAGAGAGTGGTGTTGAGCTTCTGGACCATGTCTGATTTTACTGTGGGGGTGGTAGCATTGGAATTGATTGTTGCGGAGGTGGTGCATATGGCAGTGGGTTATAATTGAAGACCGGGTACGACACCGGCCAATTTGGTGTAGGAGCCCAAGTATTTGCCGTTGTCGAAGACTGAGGCGGCATCTGCGAGGTATGATTGACTGGTTTTGCTGGCTGGGAATTCTGCCGATCAAACTCCTCTTTCCTTTCAATGGCGAAAGGGCACTCATTTGTCCCGTGGCCTTTGTCCTTGCCGTGGAAGAAACAGAACGGAATTTTCTCCCTTCGACCACCGCTGTCCCTTCGGCCTTTGTTTTGTCGGTCTTCGCGATGGTGAAGATCATCGCGGTTGGATCTTTCTTCGTGTCGGTCCCTTTCGCCTTTGCCCTTGTGACGGTGTCTGTCCTCTCGGGGTCCCTCTTCGGATACGTTGTTTACTGTTCTTTTCTGCCTCGGCTCATTGGCGTGCCATGGTTTCGAATGGGACCTCTCACTGCTTCACGATTTcttctgctcgttcttctcctcgagccttctcctcttcgcccggtcggatatgcaatattcttgcattatctcgaaTATCTTCGTGACTGTCTTTGGCTTACGCCGGGATATGTATTCCCCGCATGGTCCCAGATTGATCCTCTTCACCACCGAATCGATGATGCTCTGGTCGGCAACATTGGGCGCTCTTGCGCGAAGCTTCATGACACTCTGGAGATATTCTTGCAAGGTCATGTTTCCTTGCCTTAGATCGTGGAAGTCGcaagatgtgacttcgtcgggcCTTACGGCGCGGAAGCTTGAACATAACTCAATGCGAAGCTGCTTCCAAGACAGAATGGTTCCTGGGGGGATGTTTGCGTACCAGCGCTGCGCCAAGCCCTTCGATGCGAGGACGAGCGCCTTCGCCTTACATGCGGTGCCTCCTCCTGATGCTTCGATGGTGGCTTCGTACTTGAGGAGGAACTCTTCGGGTCTGACTCTCCATCGAACTGAGGCAATATTGCTGGGTTAAGACGGTGAGGCCACTGtacctcctccagctcttcggaCAATGGTGATATCCTGTGATGGCTTCTTCGGTGACACTCTTCGCCGTCTGACTCAGAATGGTCAGAGATCTCTTTGACCGGCACAAACTTCTGGCGGGACCTCGGTGGTTCTTGCTGTCGCGGGTTGGCCACGACTGCCTCCCTCTGGGGTGGTTTTGGTGGAGCCTGCAATTGCTCCAGCTGCAGCCTCTGGGCACGGAGCTTCTCCTGCATCGCCTTGTagcgaagctcctcctccctcaacttgttgtactgctcttgaCACTCTGCTTCGGTGAGCATGGTCTGCTTCCCCTTCGCCCTTGTCATCACTTGTGGCTCCGAGGGTCCTGATTCCAATGCCTGCTGCTGAACCCTTCGTGCCTCTTCGATGCGACGCATCGCAGCGATGTCTTCGGCTGTGACGCCGATGTCCAGAAGGTTGACTTCAAGCTGGCCATCTGCGAGGGCCTCGACGGAGACGCCGTCGCTGCTAGCTCCGTTCGCCTGTGTTGCTGCCGCTTCGCCCTGCGAGGGCGTTGTCGTCATGGTGTCCTCGGAAGTGGCTCCGGTGGTCCCTCTCTTCTTCGTTGCCGCCATGTGGTGTATCGAACcgacgggtgggcgccaaactgttggtggagagtgtctccggaacGGACGATCACAACAACAGTAATGGACAATACGGAAATTAAGTAATAAGGTGCTCTTTTTCCATTCAAAATCCTCTCCCTTCAATGAACATTACacagggtatttataggtggcatTACATCTTCAATGTACAATTACTCTATTGCACCCCTACAACGGGAATATTCTCGGAATATTCCTAGATGCGAGCGTAATTTGCCCGTTACAATTTGAGTGCACCACAGCTCAGCAGCGGGACCCACGCCGACCCCGGCAGCTTCGCCGTACCCGACGAAGCTCCTGGACCCGCTGCTAAGTACTCTGTGAGACTCGTGTCACCAAGTCTTCGCTCCTCTCCGTCTTCTTGCTCGTGGAACTGCGAAGACGGAACACCTCCGCGATTGCTCCTGGCGTCAGCTCCTGTGTTCCGGGTGCCTTGTCTTCACTTCCTGACCCGAAGACGCGCGAAGATGGGTCACCTTATGCTGGCTGTCGGCGTCGGCTCGCCCGACTCCTTGTCTTCGCGTACCTACGGCGATCTGACCGAAGGTGGTGACCCCAACAGGTACTCAAACGAATACCCAGTTTTTTGGCAAAACTTTTTATATATGTAGTCTATCCTATGTATATGAATATTACACAATATAACAGACTTCCAAACTTCTAGTTTCTACTTCATGTTGAAAAATTATAGCAGTCTTACATCCCAACCCTCCCCATGCGACGGCCCATGGTCCCATTAGCAGTCAGGTAGCCAGTGAGCCAGCCTGAGCGACAGGCCAAGCGCTCGTACACCCCCTCGATCTCTCGAATTCCTGAATCCCCAACCGCAAGACCGCAATCCTAGCTCCTCGAATCGGCGATCCCAGCAGTGATTGCGCAACAAGGCCATAAGAACAGACGGTGGGGGGGCTTGTCGACCGCGAGGACGAATGACGGTAGAGGCTCCATGGCGGCAGACGAACGGTGGCTCAGCCGCACGGATTTGGCAGCTGGGCAGGCCCCGAAGGCGGGCAGCTGCCAGACCAACGTTGCAACCAGGCAGGGATGTAGGGCTTGGGCGTGCACGACGTGACATGCATGGCCACGATGGGAGGACCGCCACAGCTCTGTTGCTCCAGTAGTTGTGCCCGTTTGGGGCGTGGGCGTGCAAGCAGAAACAGGCCTGAGCGAAATCAAGTTTGAGCGCAACATGAGCTGACTAGTGATAAATttgatttttattttgaaaagtaTCATTGTAATTTATTGAATTTAGGctgtcaaaaataattacaccttttgaaattttgaatacccaacTTCCAAAACTTGAGGCCGCCCTTGGTACATACTTCGTAGTTAATGTAAAATTATATTATCAGCTACAATTATATATATCTATCTGCAAGTAAATGGCTTCTTTTATAGATGTAATATATTTTAATCTAAAGGGAGTATACATTTTTGGCTTGTAGAATGGAATCGTTCGGGTATACGATTGTGTGTAGTGTAGTGTACTCCGATATCTTCAGCAGATTACTTATTACTCTATTgttaaaaagacaaatttttaaTATTGGAAGTATGGAGGATGGAGAGGAAAATCTATTGGTGATGCTGATATCCTGAGTTCAGGACTCGATGGCCTAACTGTTCGAGTCGGTCAATGTCGTGGGGCTGCAGTCGCCGCCGATTCTCGATAACCTTACCCACCTCTCTATTTCCACGTTGTTTTAGTTCTCCCTCTACTATTTCGGTCAAGCAACGCGGGCGCCCCTGATTTAATGAACACCACATACGAACGCACTAAGCCAATGCAACTTGCTCTTGCCCTTATCTCGGCAGCGCCATCGTGCTCCTGCCCAATCGCGAGCAACTGCGTCCGCTTGCAGATATTTTTTATGGCAAAACCACGTTTGACCGCACCAGAATCCAGCACTAGATATCAGCACACTGAAGCCCTGGTTGCAGATATTCATGTTTGCATCACATCATTGACAGACTACTGTAAACAACGCAATGCTAAAAAAAAAACCTCCACCCCAGCAGGCAACGGGGCTGTAAACTAGTTACCAGAACAAACCCTCTGGCGAGCCGGACAACAGTTACCAAACAATGGTATGTACATCCAACAAATGGTGTAAAAcaaaagcagcagcaggaacagacTCGCTGCCAGGAACTCGCTACAAAATTGCTGGCCATGTAACTATGTAAGCACAGCCATAATAGAGGGACGAACATCAGCACCGATATTTACACGGCCGCAGCACAGAACAGAGGACGCCCTCTACTTCTACAACAGAATGGTCTAGTGGTCGGAGTCCAGCCATCGCCTCAGCTTGGAGAGTGCCTCTGGAGACAAGCTCTTGCAGCACCTTAGCCTACTATTGGATGTCGGCTCTAGGGACGCCGGCCCCCCGCTGAGCTCCGACACGAAGCAGACCACGATCACCGTGAGGTTGTCAAAGGTCTCGAGCCTCTTCGCCTCCATGGCGAGCTCCCGAGCGCACCGCTCAGGGTCGTCATGCCGCCGCAGCCCCTTGCGGACCGTGCTCACCGCGTGTTGGCTGGTCATCACGTCCCATATCCCATCGCACCCGATGATCAGGAACTCATCATCCTCAGTGAGGGTGGTCCAGCGGATCTCTGGCTCGGCAATGAGGGGTGATGCCGAGCCTTGGGGCAGTTTCATGTCCCAGTCACAAAGAGCCCGGGTCACGGAGAGAACTCCATTGAGGTAGCCATCTTCAATATATCCACCAGACTCAATAACCCTTTGACGCTCTGCATCATATGTTGGCCTGTGATCCTTTGACATCTCCACTGCTACGCCTTTCCTACAAAGGACTGCACGGCAATCCCCggcatttgcaaccaaaagtTGCCTGCAAGATACAAAGAGCAAAAGAGCATGAGTACCACTGCATCAAACAACTCATCATGATGCAACGAGGCTTGGTTTTTCACACTCAACTAACCTTCCCAGGATCAATGCTGTCAGTGCTGTGGTTCCAGAAGAACGGTTGATGAGTGAATCATCAGCCAGAGCAAGGTCAGCCCGCAAGAAAGCCTTGCGGACTGAATCCTCAACAGATTCAGCGAACATTTTATCTTCCTGTGAGGCTTGTGGGAATTCAGCATCCTCAAAGAACAATTTCATTGCATGCTTCTTCATGTAGGCAGCTGCATCTGAACCACCATGCCCGTCAAAGACCTAAAAGGCAAAATCACAGTTAAATTGGGTACAGAAATTTACATGAAGAATATAATTAGCTGAACGGCATTCACAGCACGTACTCCATAGAAGGCACTAAGTTCAGAGAACATAAGCACTGGAGCAAGATGAGCAGAAAGATCATCAATTCGAATATGTTCATCTTCCATGTACCGCCTAGGTCCAATATCAGCGAAGCTACCAGATCGAATGCTTGGGACAAACTGCAGGGGTTCCACAGATACACTATCCCCAGCATTAGAAAATCTTTTCAACTCCTGCATCAAGAAAAAAACTGTGAATTACACTGGTGTCTTTCCAGTTGTATAAATTGTAACCTCCTAAAACTTGCTTCTCCAAAATGTCCAATTCCGCGCAAAGCACAACCTCAAGCTCTGTTTCTTTTCTTATTATGAGAGCTGCCAACTACGACATATTGAATTGACCAAATAACTATTCCTTTTGTTCTAGGCGAAAACATCAATTGTTTAAGTTGGGCAATATATGAATTCCAAAGACCCGAGCCACACAATGCGTCAGATGATGGAAAATCCAGATGACCCCAGCAACGAATTTAGGGGAGTTTTACATATTTCACATGCGCAACTGATCAATATGAACTCTCCAAATCAATCCGTTCACTTCCAATGAACCATAATCaaatattagaaaaaaaatgaaagaaaggCCCTGTCCATTGAATATTTAGACAAACTATCCTTGCAATTTACCTATCAGGCTATCATACTAGGGAAAATATTCGAAATCAGGGTAAACACTATAAGAAACATTACACCCTTGATGATCCATGAAACATTTGACAACAGCACAGGAAAAATTCTTATGCGATGATTTCAGGCTATATAATTTCTTAGCAAAACATTAAACAGGACAAGAAAGACCAAACCTGCACGACCGCCTtcggcgacgccggcgccgccacctgcaCCGGCATGGGTGCCACCGCGACCACCTCCTCGACGACCTCGACGCTCTTGACGACGCACCGGTGGAACGGTGCCTCCAGCAGCGGCACGACCTGATGCATGACCTCGGCTCCGGCTCCCATCTCCGCCTCCAACCCGCTCAACAATCGATTTCCCCCCACCGCGGCTGGCGACACCAACTCCTCCCAAATCCCTCGCCTTCCGCCCACTCCGACCCGAAGAACTCCCGATCCGATTCCGACCTCTTCTTGGCCTCAAAATTTCCCCACCCCCAAACAGCTCGATCCGAAGCCCGGTCGACTAATCTCGACGAGAAGCACGCGGAAATCTCCGAAAGGAGCGGCCTTTCCACAATCCGAGAGACGGGCAACACGGAAGAaaacttctttttttctttggacAACAACACGGAGAACTGACACGATCCGAACAGCGATTCAGGAAAGAAACGGCGAAGAAGCAGAGAGGTGTTCGCTATTTATTCGCGCGTGGCGGAAGACGAGAgagggcagccggcggcgggtgACGCGGGTGTGTGACCGGCAGGTGGCCGTGGAGGGACCGGTTGCCTTCGGTATCGTGCCCGGTCGGGAGAACAGGGCTACCGGCACGCGTGCGCGTTGCGAGAGCAATGGGATAATCGCCGACCTCGTTTTGGCAAGACGGGCAGAATACAAGCGATGAACGATGCGTGCGCTCGTTTCACACCTTTTGCGTGTGGGAATCGAAGACGGGGAACCctcgttttgttttttttctcttaaCCTAGAATATTCGGAACGAAACTTAGCTTAATAATTTTGTATATCCCAATCGATGGCGTAAATTTTTGTACAGATTAAATTGCACTAATGTGCCATACACTAgttaaattaaattaattaacTCTCGTGGAGAGTGACTTTACAATTTGACATGGTATTGCCATGAGCTCATTGTGGCGTCAAAATGTTTGGCTTCCTATCCATTTCCTTCCCAATGTTAACAATATGAATAACTTAAACGAAGTTTGGACAATGTCAAAATAGCTATAAAAAAATGTCACCAGGCGCAAATGGGCAATATGCCATACTTTACACTATCAATTCATATATGGCTATTTCGAGGGGGTTGTTAACATGGCATTCGTTTAACATTTGTTGCTCATTGATCTTTACTATTATACGTCGTTCCTCTGTAAAGAAGCCCACGTTTTGCACGTTTTTAAGAGGACGAAAATGGACTTTAGTTCATGTAGCAACAGCTAATTATATGCTTTCATCTTGGCGTATTCCGATAAATTGCCACTTAGCTTAACGCAATGATAGAATACATAATTCGTAAAAATATAAATGACTGCGACTTGTAGACTTTGGTGCGGCTGGTCTCATTATGCCACAATTGCTCCAAGTGATCGGCTGCTATTACACAAAATTTTGTAACAAGATGCATACAATTTTAATGAAAAAAATCCAACTTACATATAACTGAACCATGACCGAAAGGAGCCTGGTTTTAGCCTTTCACTGCAAAATCAGACAGTGAGAGCCATGAATTGTTTAAATTGGGTAAATTTGGTCTTTTGTTAGTTTTCTATTTTGTAGAAATTGATATTTTTGTTTAATATAAAaatcataagtaattcatttaaaCCAGGGAAAATGAGTGTTGCGCCATCTTTTTCTTAatttatatattaatattctATTTGGATtatttggatcttatttgttAATTGTTCTCTAGCGTATTATTGCTTGTGGTCgtactttttatttatttaaattgCCCTTTTACACTATATTGCACTTGGACCTTGAGATTAACCAAGAGGATCTGATGAACTTGTTATTTTGGTATcagtttcatatttttgtaatttAACAAAAAAAGTATGATTTCTTTTAGATTGAAAcattttttcaatttctaaaaaatatataaaaccaCGTTTGCACTACTGAAATGACCAACTTATCGGTTTTCTAAAAAAGACAATCATCAGAAGTGTATTCATCCTAGAATGTAGAGTGAACTGGTTGTAACCATACCAACAATATACTCTACTAGAATATCATGCGTAGATCCCCATGGTCCCACGCGTCCCTCCCGGCTCAAGAGCAACCAATACAAAGGAGAAATTTGACAATGATCGAAAAAAATAGGAGCTGTCCATCtgataaaattttatggtgAAGATAGAAAGTACAAAGAAATACATAGGGTAAAGTACCTAGTAATTCCAAAATGTAGGACCAAGTACCCAAAAGTGGGActgaatactaatttaatttaatttttataaatattattcatagatcaaaggctagaaaaaaaatttaaggTAAAAGTACCTGAAAGTATCCATTGGTACTTTACACTACGAAGAAAAGGTCCAGATCGCAAAGTTTTTTCGCTgaaaatatcacatcgaatatttggacactaattagaaatattaaatgtggataactaaCAAAACTTATTCCATATTACCAGGTgaattgcgagacgaatatattaaacctaattagatCATAATTAGACAATGGTGTGCTACAGCAAACAAtttctaatgatggattaattagacttaatagattcgtctcacaattTTCTGTCAATCcatataattaattttataattagatcatgtttagtactcctaatataattagttttataattaaattatGTTTAGTACTCCTAATCTTGAGTTCATAATTGCTACATTAAATTTCGCAAAGTTTTTCACATATCTAAACAGCCCAAATAAAAAACCCCCCAAAACGCCGCTCAGCGCTGACCCAAACCAATGCCGGACTTGAGCTTCGGATCGCGGAGGACGGAAGTTATTAATAAAGCCAAACAAAGTCCAAGCGCCCCCGGTGTGGCACGGAGCTAGAGCGGCAGGGCAGGGCGCGTGCCCTCCACGCCACCCAACCTTTCCCTTTTGACGACAAGAAGCGTCAACGCGGGGCGCGCTACCGCCCTGTGCCGGGGCTTCCCGCGGGCTCCCGAGCCCGGTCTGCCGTCCTCGcgtgcgccccccccccccccccccccccccccccggccccgCGGCGCGATAACTCGACTCACACCAATCCTTTCTTATTAACGAAATTAATATTACCCACACAACTACTGCaaaccaattcaacccaaataTTTGAGTTTATGATGAATAAAATATTAGCCAAACTATAATTACAACGCAATAAAaacatatttttcaaaaaacaaaTTATTGTGTAGATTTTGCCATatcgttttgcacagagtagctg
This genomic interval carries:
- the LOC120674117 gene encoding probable protein phosphatase 2C 2; this encodes MGAGAEVMHQVVPLLEAPFHRCVVKSVEVVEEVVAVAPMPVQVAAPASPKAVVQELKRFSNAGDSVSVEPLQFVPSIRSGSFADIGPRRYMEDEHIRIDDLSAHLAPVLMFSELSAFYGVFDGHGGSDAAAYMKKHAMKLFFEDAEFPQASQEDKMFAESVEDSVRKAFLRADLALADDSLINRSSGTTALTALILGRQLLVANAGDCRAVLCRKGVAVEMSKDHRPTYDAERQRVIESGGYIEDGYLNGVLSVTRALCDWDMKLPQGSASPLIAEPEIRWTTLTEDDEFLIIGCDGIWDVMTSQHAVSTVRKGLRRHDDPERCARELAMEAKRLETFDNLTVIVVCFVSELSGGPASLEPTSNSRLRCCKSLSPEALSKLRRWLDSDH